One window of the Actinomyces wuliandei genome contains the following:
- a CDS encoding DNA/RNA non-specific endonuclease — translation MERTVEVGEGTGLAPRHDEPFGRGVELEPNTCYQVDKRGSFYTNDAGVVVHVEAHSAVERHGWLGITQDALNPDLKDPLPSATYTVDGRFHYTTDEWSRTVRIQVDELRKVDGDLEKYRSESVQERVGKYGGEGYDGGHLSGHQFGGAPEDINVVPMLRKVNQNHPDSFYRLEKEIADSQGAYSNIDIRIEYGGPPGVEPGTSLKGVPKAGRVPTKFEVRWVANGVPRSKPFENF, via the coding sequence GTGGAGCGCACGGTGGAGGTCGGTGAGGGCACTGGCCTGGCTCCCCGTCACGACGAGCCGTTTGGGCGGGGTGTGGAGCTGGAGCCCAACACCTGCTACCAGGTGGACAAGCGGGGCAGCTTCTACACCAATGACGCCGGTGTGGTGGTGCATGTGGAGGCGCACTCGGCGGTGGAGCGTCATGGGTGGCTGGGGATAACGCAGGACGCGTTGAACCCGGACCTGAAGGACCCGCTGCCGAGCGCGACCTACACGGTGGATGGGAGGTTCCACTACACCACTGATGAGTGGTCGCGTACGGTGCGTATCCAGGTGGATGAGCTCAGGAAGGTTGATGGTGACCTGGAGAAGTACCGTTCGGAGTCGGTCCAGGAGCGGGTCGGTAAGTACGGTGGTGAGGGCTATGACGGGGGTCACCTGTCTGGTCACCAGTTCGGCGGGGCTCCGGAGGACATCAACGTGGTGCCCATGCTGCGCAAGGTCAACCAGAACCACCCGGACAGCTTCTACAGGCTGGAGAAGGAGATCGCCGACAGCCAGGGAGCCTACAGCAACATTGACATTCGGATCGAGTACGGCGGCCCACCGGGGGTGGAGCCGGGCACGTCCCTGAAGGGTGTGCCCAAGGCGGGCCGGGTACCCACTAAGTTTGAGGTCAGGTGGGTTGCGAACGGTGTCCCGCGTAGCAAGCCGTTTGAGAACTTCTAG